The following are encoded together in the Raineyella sp. LH-20 genome:
- a CDS encoding N,N-dimethylformamidase beta subunit family domain-containing protein, translating into MLTRSGRRRAGAALLVVCLLLASCAAPGTAPTAPHATASTSPTQPWTVAENAKPGTDDWRIPAASVATDAQLAGYADHTSVLPGESFGLYVTSTLGDVAVAAYRVGSYGGRGARLVWQSPEPLKGTKQPDPVIEAGNMVVAEWAKTADVATTDWPEGSYLLKLTAGGRSRYVPLTVRSRSTAGRLVMVNAVITDQAYNDWGGYSLYDGPGNGRATRVSFDRPQKGNGAQQFFGDELGVIQLAEGLGVDLAYVTSVDLDREPGLLQGASGMVSMGHDEYWTVPERTAVEKARDSGTSLAFLGANAVYWRVRLEDGVTGDRRVVVGYKNTSDPKKGAIDTTVMWRSQPYADPENSLTGMLYECFPAYGAMVIEDPTFPFFAGTGVTKGQQIPGVVGIEIDRAYPIQGTPSALTVAAHSPVVCGTGKHTYSDMTYYSTGTAGVWATGSMMWVKVLNGPNAKYGITDASVAFVRRVTENAFRQMAEGNGRGAVASTPNLAGLNAPTASTTGTGGPVDHP; encoded by the coding sequence ATGCTCACCCGATCCGGCCGGCGCCGGGCCGGTGCGGCCCTGCTGGTCGTCTGCCTCCTGCTGGCGTCCTGCGCGGCCCCCGGCACGGCGCCGACCGCCCCGCACGCCACTGCGTCGACCTCGCCGACCCAGCCCTGGACCGTCGCCGAGAACGCCAAGCCGGGCACCGACGACTGGCGGATCCCCGCCGCCTCGGTGGCCACCGATGCCCAGTTGGCCGGCTACGCCGACCACACCTCGGTGCTGCCGGGGGAGTCGTTCGGCCTCTACGTCACTTCGACACTGGGTGACGTCGCGGTCGCGGCCTACCGGGTCGGCTCGTACGGCGGCAGGGGTGCCCGGCTCGTCTGGCAGTCGCCGGAGCCGCTCAAGGGCACCAAACAGCCGGACCCGGTGATCGAGGCCGGCAACATGGTCGTCGCCGAGTGGGCGAAGACGGCCGACGTCGCCACCACCGACTGGCCCGAGGGCTCCTACCTGCTCAAGCTCACCGCCGGCGGCCGGTCGCGCTACGTGCCGCTCACCGTCCGCAGCCGATCCACTGCGGGGCGGTTGGTGATGGTCAACGCCGTGATCACCGACCAGGCGTACAACGACTGGGGCGGCTATTCCCTCTATGACGGGCCGGGCAACGGCCGCGCGACACGGGTCAGCTTCGACCGTCCGCAGAAGGGCAACGGCGCCCAGCAGTTCTTCGGCGACGAGCTCGGGGTGATCCAGCTGGCCGAAGGGCTCGGCGTCGACCTGGCGTACGTCACGTCGGTGGATCTCGACCGCGAGCCGGGCCTGCTGCAGGGGGCTTCCGGGATGGTCAGCATGGGCCACGACGAATACTGGACCGTCCCGGAACGTACGGCCGTGGAGAAGGCCCGCGACAGCGGGACCTCGCTGGCCTTCCTCGGTGCCAACGCCGTCTACTGGCGGGTCCGGCTCGAGGACGGGGTGACCGGCGACCGCCGGGTCGTGGTCGGCTACAAGAACACCTCCGACCCGAAGAAGGGCGCGATCGACACCACCGTGATGTGGCGCTCCCAGCCGTACGCCGATCCGGAGAACTCGCTGACCGGCATGCTCTACGAGTGCTTCCCCGCGTACGGCGCGATGGTGATCGAGGACCCGACGTTCCCCTTCTTCGCCGGCACCGGTGTCACCAAGGGCCAGCAGATCCCCGGCGTGGTCGGCATCGAGATCGACCGTGCCTACCCGATCCAGGGCACGCCGTCCGCACTCACCGTTGCCGCCCATTCCCCGGTGGTCTGCGGCACCGGTAAGCACACGTACTCCGACATGACCTATTACTCCACCGGCACCGCCGGCGTCTGGGCCACCGGGTCGATGATGTGGGTGAAGGTGCTCAACGGCCCCAACGCGAAATACGGCATCACCGATGCCTCCGTCGCCTTCGTCCGGCGGGTGACGGAGAACGCGTTCCGCCAGATGGCCGAGGGCAACGGCCGGGGAGCGGTCGCCAGCACGCCGAACCTGGCCGGTCTGAACGCACCTACCGCCAGCACCACCGGCACCGGGGGACCGGTCGACCACCCGTGA
- a CDS encoding tyrosine-type recombinase/integrase yields MSTRTTAAPATGDRPAKRSGSRRALPPREIALRVCAECGAKRGTKRVGWVEITRDGEVVGYTCPGCPEFDEPIRRMVGKSGAVSFRAVVKGQQRTFPTVEQAREWVAEAREAGRAGHALPDDQLTVQQLADRWLKRRQDETAAGLGVREVTIEGYRSALASPLAVIGNRRASDVTTDDVEGLLVALATKGGKAKRPLSHRSLTYALVTLRQVFAYGVKIHATKANPAADARVPKARKARTAKAGGTTTAATQADKPTWTGAQLVAFRDFVDEHQAGKVAEADPWVRAGMRLTLCGLRRSEVLGLTWSAVDLKRGTVQIRASRVKTGAHGATATEGAKTKHSERTVRVDDMHPGTSKILRELWMAQGRPSGDSLVIVDNLGQAVAPDTYSYRFRALSKAAGLPDLGSIHRVRHSLALMLHSAGVVPNDGASILGHDVATHLSFYLPTNGDSAARGAAAVGAALAAVRL; encoded by the coding sequence ATGAGCACCAGGACAACAGCAGCGCCGGCCACCGGGGACCGCCCGGCGAAGCGCAGCGGATCGCGGCGGGCGCTACCTCCCCGCGAGATCGCGCTCAGGGTGTGCGCCGAGTGTGGCGCGAAGCGGGGGACCAAGCGCGTCGGATGGGTGGAGATCACCCGCGACGGGGAGGTGGTCGGCTATACCTGCCCGGGCTGCCCCGAGTTCGATGAGCCGATCCGCCGGATGGTGGGCAAGTCGGGGGCAGTCAGCTTCCGGGCCGTGGTGAAGGGGCAGCAACGGACCTTCCCGACCGTCGAGCAGGCCCGCGAGTGGGTGGCCGAGGCCCGGGAGGCAGGCCGGGCCGGCCACGCCCTGCCGGACGATCAGCTGACCGTCCAGCAGTTGGCAGACCGGTGGCTCAAGCGTCGTCAGGATGAGACAGCGGCCGGGCTCGGAGTCCGCGAGGTGACCATCGAGGGATACAGGTCGGCCCTAGCGTCCCCCTTGGCCGTCATCGGCAACCGGAGGGCCTCAGACGTCACCACCGACGACGTTGAGGGTCTCCTTGTCGCCCTCGCGACCAAGGGTGGGAAGGCCAAGCGGCCGCTGTCCCACCGCTCCCTCACGTACGCGCTCGTGACCCTGCGCCAGGTGTTCGCCTACGGCGTGAAGATCCACGCGACCAAGGCCAACCCGGCCGCGGACGCGAGGGTGCCGAAGGCCCGCAAGGCCCGGACGGCGAAGGCGGGAGGCACCACCACGGCGGCGACGCAGGCCGACAAGCCGACGTGGACGGGAGCGCAGCTCGTGGCCTTCCGTGACTTCGTCGATGAGCACCAGGCCGGCAAGGTCGCCGAGGCGGATCCGTGGGTACGGGCGGGGATGCGGCTGACCTTGTGTGGTCTCCGCCGCTCGGAGGTGCTCGGCCTGACATGGTCCGCGGTTGACCTCAAGCGGGGGACGGTTCAGATCAGGGCGTCCCGTGTGAAGACCGGAGCCCACGGGGCCACAGCCACCGAGGGGGCGAAGACCAAGCACAGCGAACGCACGGTGCGGGTCGATGACATGCACCCCGGCACGTCAAAGATCCTCCGTGAGCTGTGGATGGCCCAGGGACGCCCCTCCGGGGACTCGCTGGTCATCGTGGACAACCTGGGCCAGGCCGTGGCCCCTGACACGTACTCATACCGGTTCCGGGCCCTCTCGAAGGCAGCGGGTCTGCCGGATCTCGGCTCGATCCACCGCGTGCGGCACAGCCTCGCCCTGATGCTCCACTCGGCCGGGGTGGTGCCCAACGATGGCGCGTCCATCCTCGGCCACGACGTGGCGACGCACCTCTCCTTCTACCTGCCGACGAACGGGGACAGCGCGGCCAGGGGTGCCGCTGCAGTCGGGGCCGCCCTCGCGGCTGTCAGGTTGTGA
- a CDS encoding AAA family ATPase, with amino-acid sequence MAPEHDAAPEEAYSSGTAQSNDADTESLDTGRSFTVDLDAAGAMIDRIPEVIHRLPELLAAFDRMDAGPVVVTVTSPPAPCPAELRNDDAYDDGFPEDALREPPKCPRAGAFGHDGRQCVACTTRAEWVRDDVRKQMKARQLAASGLPTAAELMLPGGSLILDQPESPVPIWGTGDRVLMAEGESLVLLGAAGLGKTTLAQQWAFGRCGVPGFARLLDLPVTPGHRRVLYLAMDRPRQALRSMRRMIGPDVRDLLDERLVVWMGPPPVNLVQNPDALARLCAEAGADSVVVDSLKDAGSVIDDEGGTGWNTARQTALVAGIAILELHHPRKLPAGTIPGLDDAYGSTWITAGAGSVLGIGGAAGDSIVDLRHLKQPAEDLGTFKVLHDHAHGRSTIWDTADLVALAARPEGVTAVEAARAMFDQDKPDANQKAKARRKLEALVKAGDLALSEPGDRAANRPARWGVAAR; translated from the coding sequence ATGGCGCCCGAACATGACGCGGCCCCCGAGGAGGCCTATTCCTCGGGGACCGCACAATCCAACGACGCCGACACGGAGAGTCTAGACACCGGGCGGTCGTTCACCGTTGACCTCGACGCGGCCGGCGCGATGATCGACCGAATCCCGGAAGTGATTCACCGCCTGCCGGAGCTGCTGGCCGCGTTCGATCGGATGGATGCCGGCCCTGTGGTGGTCACGGTGACCAGTCCGCCCGCACCTTGTCCGGCGGAGCTGCGCAACGACGATGCCTACGACGATGGGTTCCCGGAGGACGCACTACGGGAACCGCCGAAATGTCCACGGGCTGGGGCATTCGGACACGATGGTCGCCAGTGCGTCGCCTGCACCACTCGAGCCGAGTGGGTCCGCGACGACGTCCGCAAGCAGATGAAGGCCCGCCAGCTGGCCGCGTCTGGGCTGCCGACGGCGGCGGAACTGATGCTGCCGGGCGGGTCGCTGATCCTCGACCAACCCGAGTCCCCGGTGCCGATCTGGGGAACCGGGGATCGCGTGCTGATGGCCGAGGGTGAGTCGCTGGTGCTGCTCGGCGCGGCGGGCCTCGGCAAGACGACACTCGCTCAGCAATGGGCGTTCGGCCGTTGCGGGGTCCCGGGGTTCGCCCGGCTGCTCGATCTGCCCGTGACACCGGGCCACCGGCGGGTGCTGTATCTGGCGATGGACCGCCCGCGGCAGGCGCTGCGCTCGATGCGACGCATGATCGGCCCGGATGTGCGCGACCTGCTGGACGAACGCTTGGTGGTCTGGATGGGCCCGCCGCCGGTGAACCTGGTCCAGAATCCCGATGCTCTGGCGCGCCTGTGTGCCGAGGCGGGGGCCGACTCAGTCGTGGTCGACAGCCTGAAGGATGCCGGGTCGGTGATCGACGACGAGGGCGGCACCGGGTGGAACACAGCCCGACAGACCGCACTGGTGGCCGGGATCGCCATTCTCGAGTTGCACCATCCCCGCAAGCTGCCGGCGGGCACGATCCCGGGGCTGGATGACGCGTACGGCTCCACGTGGATCACGGCCGGCGCCGGGTCCGTCCTCGGCATCGGTGGTGCCGCCGGGGACTCGATCGTAGATCTCCGCCACCTCAAGCAACCGGCCGAGGACTTGGGCACCTTCAAGGTCCTGCACGACCACGCGCACGGGCGCTCGACCATCTGGGACACTGCCGACCTCGTGGCGCTGGCCGCCCGTCCCGAGGGAGTGACAGCAGTCGAGGCTGCCCGCGCGATGTTCGACCAAGACAAGCCCGACGCCAACCAGAAGGCGAAGGCGCGGCGCAAGTTGGAAGCGCTGGTCAAGGCCGGAGACCTGGCCTTGAGCGAGCCAGGCGACCGCGCCGCGAACCGACCCGCGAGGTGGGGGGTGGCAGCCCGATGA